Proteins from one Diorhabda carinulata isolate Delta chromosome 10, icDioCari1.1, whole genome shotgun sequence genomic window:
- the LOC130898658 gene encoding WW domain-containing oxidoreductase isoform X2 has translation MNMPESDSEDELPPGWEERVTVDGSVFYANHLTKNTQWTHPRTGKKKKVSGELPFGWQRCVDKNTGKVIYVDHENRRTTYTDPRLAFAVEEKEHVNDYRQRFDASSTALQVLHGRDLNGKVALITGANSGIGFETAKSLAKHGCSVIMACRNLAAAEEAINQIREDKLTAGDNCIAIHLDLTSLSSVVQFANTIKSKYDKIDMLILNAGVFGLPYSKTLDGFETTFQVNHLSHFYLTILLRPLLVTGSRVIVVSSESHRFANLTRENMTPLFLSPDCASKYWDMMAYNNSKLCNVLFARQLSKNLQSVGISVFSLHPGNMVSSKLARNWWLYRVLFAIVRPFTKSLQQAAATSVYCATAVELVFTLTILINVKKVQLLKTTN, from the exons ATGAATATGCCAGAATCGGATAGTGAAGATGAATTACCTCCTGGGTGGGAAGAAAGAGTTACTGTTGACGGTAGTGTTTTTTACGCTAatcatttaacaaaaaatacgCAATGGACCCATCCAAGGACcggaaagaaaaaaaag gTATCAGGAGAGCTTCCATTCGGATGGCAAAGATGTGTAGATAAAAATACTGGGAAGGTAATTTATGTTGATCATGAAAATCGCAGGACCACTTACACAGATCCAAGATTGGCGTTTGCTGTTGAAGAAAAAGAACATGTTAATGATTACAGGCAGAGATTTGACGCTTCCAGTACTGCTCTACAG GTATTGCATGGTAGGGACTTGAATGGCAAGGTGGCTCTTATAACAGGTGCTAATAGTGGTATTGGTTTTGAAACTGCAAAATCTCTCGCCAAACATGGTTGCAGTGTTATAATGGCTTGTAGAAATCTTGCAGCTGCAGAAGAAGCTATCAATCAAATTCGTGAAGATAAACTTACAGCCGGTGATAACTGCATAGCAATACATTTAGATTTAACTTCACTTTCATCAGTT GTACAATTTGCTAATACTATTAAAAGCAAATATGACAAAATTGACATGTTGATATTGAATGCTGGTGTATTTGGACTACCTTATAGTAAAACTCTAGATGGGTTCGAGACTACATTCCAAGTAAATCATCtgtctcatttttatttaactattttactGAGACCTTTACTAGTTACTGGATCAAGAGTGATTGTAGTATCTTCAGAGTCTCACAG GTTTGCTAATCTAACTCGGGAAAATATGACGCCGCTATTCCTATCTCCTGATTGCGCTAGTAAATATTGGGATATGATGGCATATAACAATTCCAAATTGTGTAACGTTCTTTTTGCTagacaattatcaaaaaatcttCAATCTGTCGGCATATCTGTGTTCAGTTTACATCCTGGAAACATGGTATCTTCGAAATTGGCAAGGAATTGGTGGTTATACAGAGTGTTGTTTGCTATTGTTAGACCTTTTACCAAAAGTTTACAACAAGCAGCAGCTACTAGTGTATATTGTGCTACAGCTGTTGAATTG GTGTTTACGTTAACAATTCTTATCAATGTCAAGAAAGTGCAGCTGCTCAAGACGACCAATTAG
- the LOC130898658 gene encoding WW domain-containing oxidoreductase isoform X1, which translates to MNMPESDSEDELPPGWEERVTVDGSVFYANHLTKNTQWTHPRTGKKKKVSGELPFGWQRCVDKNTGKVIYVDHENRRTTYTDPRLAFAVEEKEHVNDYRQRFDASSTALQVLHGRDLNGKVALITGANSGIGFETAKSLAKHGCSVIMACRNLAAAEEAINQIREDKLTAGDNCIAIHLDLTSLSSVVQFANTIKSKYDKIDMLILNAGVFGLPYSKTLDGFETTFQVNHLSHFYLTILLRPLLVTGSRVIVVSSESHRFANLTRENMTPLFLSPDCASKYWDMMAYNNSKLCNVLFARQLSKNLQSVGISVFSLHPGNMVSSKLARNWWLYRVLFAIVRPFTKSLQQAAATSVYCATAVELVGVTGVYVNNSYQCQESAAAQDDQLAKLLWDISIEMIQSVLGKNAPGLENESKKLLEE; encoded by the exons ATGAATATGCCAGAATCGGATAGTGAAGATGAATTACCTCCTGGGTGGGAAGAAAGAGTTACTGTTGACGGTAGTGTTTTTTACGCTAatcatttaacaaaaaatacgCAATGGACCCATCCAAGGACcggaaagaaaaaaaag gTATCAGGAGAGCTTCCATTCGGATGGCAAAGATGTGTAGATAAAAATACTGGGAAGGTAATTTATGTTGATCATGAAAATCGCAGGACCACTTACACAGATCCAAGATTGGCGTTTGCTGTTGAAGAAAAAGAACATGTTAATGATTACAGGCAGAGATTTGACGCTTCCAGTACTGCTCTACAG GTATTGCATGGTAGGGACTTGAATGGCAAGGTGGCTCTTATAACAGGTGCTAATAGTGGTATTGGTTTTGAAACTGCAAAATCTCTCGCCAAACATGGTTGCAGTGTTATAATGGCTTGTAGAAATCTTGCAGCTGCAGAAGAAGCTATCAATCAAATTCGTGAAGATAAACTTACAGCCGGTGATAACTGCATAGCAATACATTTAGATTTAACTTCACTTTCATCAGTT GTACAATTTGCTAATACTATTAAAAGCAAATATGACAAAATTGACATGTTGATATTGAATGCTGGTGTATTTGGACTACCTTATAGTAAAACTCTAGATGGGTTCGAGACTACATTCCAAGTAAATCATCtgtctcatttttatttaactattttactGAGACCTTTACTAGTTACTGGATCAAGAGTGATTGTAGTATCTTCAGAGTCTCACAG GTTTGCTAATCTAACTCGGGAAAATATGACGCCGCTATTCCTATCTCCTGATTGCGCTAGTAAATATTGGGATATGATGGCATATAACAATTCCAAATTGTGTAACGTTCTTTTTGCTagacaattatcaaaaaatcttCAATCTGTCGGCATATCTGTGTTCAGTTTACATCCTGGAAACATGGTATCTTCGAAATTGGCAAGGAATTGGTGGTTATACAGAGTGTTGTTTGCTATTGTTAGACCTTTTACCAAAAGTTTACAACAAGCAGCAGCTACTAGTGTATATTGTGCTACAGCTGTTGAATTGGTAGGTGTAACAG GTGTTTACGTTAACAATTCTTATCAATGTCAAGAAAGTGCAGCTGCTCAAGACGACCAATTAGCTAAATTACTATGGGATATTAGTATCGAGATGATACAGAGCGTTCTGGGAAAGAACGCTCCTGGTTTAGAAAATGAGTCCAAAAAGTTATTAGAGGAGTGA